The Pseudochaenichthys georgianus unplaced genomic scaffold, fPseGeo1.2 scaffold_691_arrow_ctg1, whole genome shotgun sequence genome includes the window gtgtgtgggtgtgtgtgtgtgttagcgtgtgtgtgtgcgtatgtgtgtgtgtgtgtgtgtgcgtgtgtgtgtgtgtgtgtgtgtctgtgtgtgtgtgtgtgtgtgtgtgtgtgtctcaccgtGACGGTGTACATGATCTTCTCCGTCCTCAGGTAGGGGTACAGAGCGGAGAACCTCTGAAAGCCTCCGATCACCACGAGcaccggagagagagagacttcaGAGAGAACTCGAGCGCAGAGCAGCGCTCGACCTGcaggtaaacaacaacatgagatAAACATCAATAACGCTGCTTCATGCGACAACATCAACAATCTAACAATGTCCTACAACAACACATCACACACGGAGGATATCTTTATGCATAATTACCACTTTTGCTTTTCAGTTATGgcttacatgctactttacagaagcacgttgccaataaactacatgtcccacaatgcatctcagaatttgacttttttttttaaatgtcacttattttatttattttttgacttttttttcagaatgtggcttttctttttaaatcattttgtgacattctcactgaagagacttgcaattattttccctagacatctgctttcagacgtagttaattatgaagttattaccctatccgataataatccaatgcagacgcaataatgtaatataatacattattttatatatattaaatattcatatatgtatttttatatagtcttaaagttacaaccggccctttgagtgcaaccttaatgctaatgtggcccgcaatgaatttgagtttgacacccctggtttaagtGCATTTCTTTTTGACTTTTGTTTCACGATAACAGAACTTTGTTCAGATGCATGTTACTAAACAACATCTTTGACCTCTCTTCCACAACACGTCTCCGTGCAGTACCAACAGTCATTCGGCTGACTTTCACATTGGATCTAATCGGTAGATATGCTTTAAAACCCCTCTTCACAACACCTCTTTGCCTTCCAAGAAGAAACTACAAATATGGCGTCGTTTTGCATCACTGCACGGCTGATATAATAggagttgtagtttttaaagatatcatTGTTCTCTGATTATAAGGTACATTTAATAATTGAAAAGCAGTATGATGTGACAAATCATCCGTCTGTCGGGATAATGGACATCAAGACGGCGATTATTATGAAATGAAACACGTGgtgatttgggggggggggggcttctaTTTAGCAGACCCTAGTCCTGTTCAgttcctcactgtcttcctgcACGGAGCTGGTGTTGCTGTCGTAGACGACCACGTGCTGCATGCTGTCCACCTCCAGAGCCTCGGGCAGCAGGAACGCGCCTTCTGAATCCTGCACACACAGGAAGTCAGGTATTACCACCAAACCAAGCTGCCGTGGATCCGTAGACGCTCCACACATAACAACATGTAacaaaacagaaacacacacactgctgattGAAGACGTTATTATATGGTCGTACAACATTATAAGAGCCAGGAGAATGTGTGTCTGAAGAATAACAGAATCTCACTGGTTGTGTACTCTTCCTTTTAGTTTACACAGCACGATACCTTTGGACCTTTTACAGTGTGACACGGTCCTATGCTCAATATTAGCTGCAAACAGACATGTGCACGTTCATGGCACAAAGGTCTGCTTAAATAAACTAAAGGATGAGACTGACGCGCATGACTTACAACTCGAGATCAGACAATATATTTATTTCAGCAACACAACAagaagtttgtttgtttttgtatctGGGGTTTCCAAGCTGCGGCCCGCGGTCCATTGCGTTGGCCCGCAGCGACTTAACTCATGAACAGAACCAGCCTGAAATATCCCCTTCATATTCCACATGAGCAATCTGAGGCTTCGTCCGGAAAGAATGTCTGAAAGTGGGATCAAGATAAGACAAAAGCAATCAATAAACAACACGTGTTCCTCTAATCAGGAATACAACACGTTTGTATTTATCTCTTAACATTAGAGTCTCTTTTAAAGTGCTGCACAATCTTAACGCGTCTTTCTTCCTGCTGTCTAAAAGGCCTGGTCATTACTTCCATCGTGCCGGCACAGGTTTACCGCATGGCCTCCGTACCGCTTTGACCGCATGGCCTCCGTACCGCTTTGACCGCATGGCCTCCGTACCGCTTTGACCGCATGGCCTCCGTACCGCTTTGACCGCATGACCTCCCTACCGCTTTGACCGCATGGCCTCCGTACCGCTTTGACCGCATGGCCTCCGTACCGCTTTGACCGCATGGCCTCCGTACCGCTTTGACCGCATGGCCTCCGTACCGCTTTGACCACATGGCCTCCGTACCGCTTTGACCGCATGACCTCCCTACCGCTTTGACCACATGGCCTCCGTACCGCTTTGACCGCATGGCCTCCGTACCGCTTTGACCGCATGGCCTCCGTACCGCTTTGACCGCATGACCTCCCTACCGCTTTGACCGCATGGCCTCCGTACCGCTTTGACCGCATGGCCTCCGTACCGCTTTGACCGCATGGCCTCCGTACCGCTTTGACCGCATGGCCTCCGTCCCGCTTTGACCGCATGGCCTCCGTACCGCTTTGACCGCATGACCTCCGTACCGCTTTGACCACATGGCCTCCGTACCGCTTTGACCGCATGGCCTCCGTACCGCTTTGACCGCATGGCCTCCGTCACATGACCTCCGTACCGCTTTGACCACATGGCCTCCGTACCGCTTTGACCACATGACCTCCGTACCGCTTTGACCACATGGCCTCCGTCACATGACCTCCGTACCGCTTTGACCACATGGCCTCCGTACCGCTTTGACCACATGGCCTCCGTACCGCTTTGACCGCATGATCTCTGTACCGCTTTGACCACATGACCTCCGTACCACTTTGACCACATGGCCTCCGTCACATGACCTCCGTACCGCTTTGACCACATGGCCTCCGTACCGCTTTGACCGCATGGCCTCCGTACCGCTTTGACCACATGGCCTCCGTACCGCTTTGACCACATGACCTCCGTACCGCTTTGGCCGCATGGCCTCCGTACCGCTTTGACCACATGACCTCCGTACCGCTTTGACCGCATGGCCTCCGTACCGCTTTGACCACATGGCCTCCGTCACATGACCTCCGTACCGCTTTGACCGCATGGCCTCCGTACTGCTTTGACCACATGGCCTCCGTACCGCTTTGACCACATGGCCTCCGTACCGCTTTGACCGCATGACCTCCGTACCGCTTTGACCGCATGGCCTCCGTACCGCTTTGACCGCATGACCTCCCTACCGCTTTGACCACATGGCCTCCGTACCGCTTTGACCGCATGGCCTCCGTACCGCTTTGACCGCATGGCCTCCGTACCGCTTTGACCGCATGGCCTCCGTACCGCTTTGACCGCATGGCCTCCGTACCGCTTTGACCGCATGGCCTCCGTACCGCTTTGACCGCATGACCTCCGTACCGCTTTGACCGCATGGCCTCCGTACCGCTTTGACCGCATGGCCTCCGTCACATGACCTCCGTACCGCTTTGACCACATGGCCTCCGTACCGCTTTGACCACATGACCTCCGTACCGCTTTGACCACATGGCCTCCGTCACATGACCTCCGTACCGCTTTGACCACATGGCCTCCGTCACATGACCTCCGTACCGCTTTGACCACATGGCCTCCGTACCGCTTTGACCACATGACCTCCGTACCGCTTTGGCCGCATGGCCTCCGTACCGCTTTGACCACATGACCTCCGTACCGCTTTGACCGCATGGCCTCCGTACCGCTTTGACCACATGGCCTCCGTCACATGACCTCCGTACCGCTTTGACCGCATGGCCTCC containing:
- the styxl1 gene encoding serine/threonine/tyrosine-interacting-like protein 1 — encoded protein: MAEIKPCEPSVLYNLLNRSGARLAEINYLCLIDARETQDYRTSHIITAKPVKADSEGAFLLPEALEVDSMQHVVVYDSNTSSVQEDSRALLCARVLSEVSLSPVLVVIGGFQRFSALYPYLRTEKIMYTVT